The following is a genomic window from Synechococcus sp. JA-2-3B'a(2-13).
CTCCTCCTTAATGAGAAATTTTACTATTTAAATCCTAGTAGAGGCTGATGGCTGGCCTTGGGATTTTAAGGTTTCCTTATGACTGGCCACCCGCTCAGCTCTCTTGTTCTCGAAATTTCTCGAAGTTCTTGGCGGTTACCGATGGGCAGGAAGGCGGAACCTCAATCCTTCACTTGGCCTGAGGGGAGCCTTGAAGTTAATGAAAACCATTGGCAAGGCGCTGTCCACTGGCAACAGAGGGAGAGAGCTAAGCTAAAGCTCGGCGCTGTTGGCCTTTTGGCGACAAGCTGGCAGGAAGAGAGTCTGCTTTCTCAACTCACTCCATGTCCAAAATCCAACCCCTGAACCCAGAGCGGATCGCCCAGATGGCCGCGGGAGAGGTGATCGACTCGCTGGGGGCTGCTCTGCGAGAATTGCTGGAAAATGCCCTCGATGCTCAGGCCACCCGCATTCAGGTGGAGATCTGGCCCAGCCGCTGGCAGGTGCGGGTGGCCGATAACGGCCAAGGGATCCCCGCTTCGGAGCTGGAGCAGGTGGCCCGTCGCCACACCACCAGCAAGTTGGACGGTTGCAGCCTGGGGTTTCGGGGCGAAGCCTTGCACAGCCTGGCCCGGCTGGGATCCCTGGCTATCCAAACCCGCCACGTTTCTGATGCTCACGGCTGGCTGGCCGCCTACGACCGACAGGGGGAGCTGATCCACAAGCAGCCGGCAGCCACTGCCTTGGGAACGGTGGTCACGGTTGCGGATTTGTTTGCCGACTGGCCTCTGCGCCGTCGGGCCTTGCCCCAAACTCGCCCGCTCCTGACCCTGGTGCAGAATGCAGCCCTAGCCCATCCCTGGGTCAGTTGGCAGGTGCATCAGGAAGGGCAATTGCTGCTCAGCCTCTGGCCGGGAAAATCTCTGCAAGATCTGCTGCTGCAGGTGTTGCCGCAGGTGGATCCCACGGATCTGCGCTATCGGCGGATCCAGGATGGGGATAGCGATTGGGAAGTGGTGCTGGGCCTGCCGGATCGCCTGCATCGCCCCCACCCCGATTGGATCCGTGTGGCCGTAAACGGACGGTTTGTGCAGATGCCCGACTGGCAACGGCTGATCCAGTCGGTTTTTCACCACGCGTTGCCTCGCCACCGTCATCCACTGGTGGTTGTTCACCTGCGCCTGCCCCCAGAGCAGGTGGATTGGAACCGTCATCCTGCCAAAAGCGAGCTCTACCTGGAGAATCTGACGGCCCGCCAGGAGCAGTTGCGCCAACACCTGCACTCCCTTCTGCAATTGGGATCCGGGCAAGCCAGCCGCCGCTCTGTGCATCTGATCCGGGCCAGCGAGGCCAAGGTGGTCTATCGAGTCTCGCCCGATTTTCAGAGCCATCTTCCTCCCTCTGACCGCCCAACTTCTCCCTTGCCTCCCCTCAGGGCGCTGGCCCAACTGCATCGGATCTACATCTTGGCGGAGCATCCCCAGGGGCTATGGCTGGTGGAGCAGCACCTGGCCCACGAGCGAGTTCGCTACGAGTACATCCGGCAGCATTGGCAACTGGTAGCACCGGAGACGCCCATAACGCTGCAAGGACTATCGCCCCAAGCCCTGGAGCGGTTGGAGCAGTTGGGGCTGGAGCCAGAACCCTTTGGCCCCAATACCCATCTCATTCGACGCATCCCTCTGGCTTTAGGGTCGGAAGATCCGGAAGAGGTACAGGGATCCCTGCTGGAGCTCAGTGGTTGTCAAGATTTGCAGGCAGCCCAGGTAACAGTGGCCTGTCGTGGCGCCCTGCGCAACGGGATCCCGCTGACCCTGGAGCAGATGCAAAAGCTGTTGGAAGCTTGGCAGCGCACCGCCAATCCCCACACTTGTCCCCATGGCCGACCGGTGTACCTGGCCCTGGCAGAAAGAGATCTAGCCCGCTACTTCCGCCGCCGTTGGGGTCTCTGCGACCGGCCTATCTCCGACTCCAAACTGGGATCCCTGGGGGAGCTGGATCCGCTGGGAGATAGGTTTGCCGCCCAGGTGCGGCGCTCAAGCGGCTCTTCTGCGTCGGAGCCCACGGACGAGGCCAGTTCTGCCCCACTATAATCGGGGGTGTCCAACTGCTGAAACCCCTGAAACGCCATGGCTTCTTATCTCAAACTCAAAGCCCAAGAAGAGACCTGGCTGCAGCGCCATTCCCGTCTGATCTTGGCGATCCTGGCCGGCCTGGGATCCCTGTTGACGGCCTATCTCACCTACACCAAGCTGACGGAGCAGCCCGCCGCCTTCTGCACTGGGGATGGAGGGTGTGACCTGGTGCTCTCCAGCCGTTGGGCAGAGTTTTTGGGGATCCCGACAGCGGCTGTTGGCCTGCTGGGGTTTCTGGGAGTCTTGGCGCTGGCGGTGCTGCCGGATGGGCTCCCATTGGTGAAGCGGTGGCGCTGGCCGGCCCTGTTTGGCTTGGTTTCCGCCATGACCGCCTTTGAGATGTACATGCTTTACCTGATGGTGGCAGTGCTACGGCAATTCTGCATGTACTGCACCACCGCGATCATCTTGGTGGCGGGGCTGGGGCTGGTGACCGTGCTGGGCCACCGCTGGCTGGATGGGGGCAAGCTGGCCTTCAGCTACATTCTGGTGGCCTTTCTCACATTGGTGACCACGATTGGGGTGTACGCCAACCAAGTTCCCCCGCCTAGCCCCCTGGCGGTAGGGTTAGCAGCCCACCTGCGGCAGATCGGCGGCACCATGTACGGGGCCTATTGGTGCCCCCATTGTCAAGATCAGAAAGAGCTGTTCGGGGCAGCTTTCGACCAAGTGCCCTACGTGGAGTGCTCCCCCAACGGCCCCGGCACTCCCCAAGCTCAAGAATGCACAGAAGCGGGGATCACCAGCTATCCCACCTGGATCATCAATGGCCGCACCTACACAGGCGTTCGCTCTCTGGAAGCCTTGGCGGTGGCCTCTGGCTATCCGCTGGAAGAGGGCAGATAAACCCCTGGAGTCGGGATGAGGATGTGAACTCGGTTGCGCCCTGCCTGCTTGGCCTGGTAGAGCGCGCTATCCGCCTGCTGCAAGGCGGTTTCCGGTTCTGGGCAGTAGTCTTCGCTGAGCACGATCCCACCGATGCTGATGGTAACAGGCAGGCTGCGCTTGGGGGAGATGTCAATGGGCCGTTTGGCGATAGCCTGCCGCAGAGACTCTGCGTAGCGACCGCAGCGGGGGGGGCTAAGCCCGGGCGTAACGCAAACAAATTCTTCCCCACCATAGCGGTAGAGCAGGCTGGAGGGCCGCAGTTGATTTTGCAGCCGCCCGACGATGGCCTGCAGCACACAGTCGCCAATGTAGTGGCCGTAGCTGTCGTTGACCTGCTTGAAATGATCCACATCCATCATCAGCAGGCAGAGATAGCGGTAGCGAGCCTCCCCGCGGGGCCCCACCTGCTTGAGCAAATGGGGCAGCGCCTGATCCAGAGCTCGCCGGTTCAACGCCCCGGTCAAGGGATCCGTCAAAGACAAAGACTCCAACAACTCATTGCGGGCTCGCAATTGCCGGTTGGCCTGGGCCAAAGCTTGGGTGAGCCGCTGGAGACGTAACCCTGCCCGCACCCGCGCCCGCAGCTCCTCGGGATCGACCGGCTTGGTGATGAATTCATCCGCCCCCGCATCCAGCCCCTCTACCCGAGCCTCAACTTCAGAACGGGACGTGAGCAAAATGAAATAGACGAACTGCCCTGCTGCGGATCCCTTGAGACGGCAACAGAACTCTACCCCCGACATCTCAGGCATGACCCAGTCGCAGATCACCATGTCGGGCCACTCGCTCTCTTCCAAGCTTTGCAAGGGATCCCAAGCTGCTCGGGCGCTTTCCCAGCTTTCCACGTAGTACTGAGAGCCTTTGAGAACATTGATAATGTAGCAACGAACCACTGGGTCATCATCAACAACCCAAATGCGGGGGGTGCGAGCCGGAACAGAGCTCCAAAAGGCTTCTTCTGCAGGCCCAAGAGCCGAACCAGAAGGGTGGTATACAGAATCCAAGCCCTCCAGATCAAGGGACGACATAGTCTGATGACATAGTCTAAAGAGGAGCGCTCCATTGCAGCCAGATCCCAATCCTAGCGCCAACGGCTAGTTGGAACCAGAGCCGGGAGCGGCCAGACAAGCATGGTTGGAGGCCCGCTCACGGAGCGCAAGGTGCAGTGCTTCCACAAACTGCCGCACCCGAATCGGGTCGATCATGGGAAAGGGATCCGAATAGCCTGCCGGCATGCCTGCGGAACGGGAAGACCGCTTCAGAGAACTGGCCACAATTACTCCATCTGCCCGCCGGATCAGGCTGCCGATGTTTTCAGCAGTAGCCCCCGAGCCGATGAGCAGCGGCACCTGAGGAGCAACTTTGCGGGCCAGCTCCAGCTCCTCCAGAAGGGGTGGCTTGCCGGTGGCCCAACCGGAAAGGATGATGGCATCGGCCAGGCCGCGCTCCACCGTGTCGGTAATAGCCGCATCCAGGCTGATGGGACTTAGGGGTTGAGCGTGTTTCACCAGCACATCGGCGAAAATCTTGATATTAGCCCCCAGCTCCCGGCGATAGCGCAGCAGGCGGTAGGCATTCCCCTCGATAATGCCTTGGTCGGTCACCATCGCCCCGCAGAGCACATTCACCCGGATGAACTGCGCCCCCACGCAGGCGGCAATTGCCAGAGCACTGCAGCCATCGTTGCGCAAGACATTGATCCCAACCGGCAGCGAGACCAGGGTTTTCAGCCGCTGGACGATGACGGTCATGGCGCTGACCACCGCTGCGTCCACCCGATCCTTGGCAAAGGGGGCATCGTAAAAGTTCTCGACAAGGATCCCGTCTACCCCTCCTGCAGCCAGGGCAGTAGCTGCCTGTTCTGCCTGAGCGATCACCCATTCCAAGTCCCCCCCCCAACGGGGTGAGGTGGGCAGCGGCAACAAATGAACCACCCCAATGACCGGATGGGGGGTTTTGAAGAGGTGTTGCAGCAGGTTCACCGGCAAGCTTCCTCAGGGATCCCTAACGATCTTACGCCTGGATCTGACCCACAGGGGTATTCTCTGGGGGAAGTGTAACATCAGGGCTGGGGGGAGAAGAGCGGGCTAGGCCTCGGAGCAATTGCGGCACCATACCCGGCCCTTCGTAAACCCAGCCGGTGTAGACCTGCAGCAGGCTGGCTCCCGCTTCCAGTTTCTCCAAGGCGTCGGCCAAGGTGAAGATGCCCCCCACTCCGATGATGGGCAATTTTCCTTGGGTGGAGCGGTGGATGTAGCGGATGACTTGGGTGGAACGCTCCCGCAAGGGGGCACCGCTGATCCCGCCGGCTTCTGCAAGGATTGGCCTAGACTCCGCTGGTGCGAAGGGGATCCCGCGGCCAGGCAGGAAACGGGTTTTCAGGTTATCGCGGCGGAGGGTGGTGTTGGTGGCCACGATCCCGGCCAGTTGATGGTCTTGGGCCAGCTCCAGGATGCTGTCGATGTCGGGCCAGTCCAGATCGGGGGCGATCTTCACCAGGAGGGGTTTTCGCTTCTGATTTTCCCGCTGTAAGGCAGATAGGATGGGCTCCAGTTGCTCAGCAGCCTGCAGGGATCGCAGCCCCGGCGTGTTGGGGGAGCTGACGTTGACCACAAAGTAGTCCCCCAGATCCTGGAGCAGCCGGAAGCTGGCCAGGTAATCGGCAGCCGCTTCTTCCAGAGGGGTGATTTTGGCTTTGCCCAGGTTAATTCCAATGGGGATGGGACGTTGCTGTAGCCGGCGCAACCGTTCCGCCAGAGCCGCCGCCCCTTGGTTGTTAAAGCCCATGCGGTTGAGGGCGGCGCGATCTTGGGGCAGTTGAAACAGGCGAGGTTTGGGGTTGCCCGGTTGGGGCTGAGGAGTGATGGTGCCCACCTCTACAAAACCAAATCCTAGGCTGGGCCAGACGCCCAGAGCCAGGCCATCTTTGTCGAAGCCCGCAGCCAATCCAAGGGGATTGGGAAAGGTAAGGCCCCACAGCGACACCGCTAGCCGGGGATCCCGGTAGCAAAACAGTCGCTCCAGAGCCGATAGGATCCCGGTGGCCTGGGTGGCATCGATCCAATGCAAGGCGCGCAGCAGGCCCATCTTGACCGCTTCCGGGTCGGCTCTCAGCCCAGAAAAAAGCAGAGGCCACAACACATCTCGGTACAGGTTCACCACAAGGATTTCCTACGGGTGGGAACCCATGGATTTTGGATTTACTGCTAGGTCAAGAGTCATTCCCTATTGC
Proteins encoded in this region:
- the mutL gene encoding DNA mismatch repair endonuclease MutL, coding for MSKIQPLNPERIAQMAAGEVIDSLGAALRELLENALDAQATRIQVEIWPSRWQVRVADNGQGIPASELEQVARRHTTSKLDGCSLGFRGEALHSLARLGSLAIQTRHVSDAHGWLAAYDRQGELIHKQPAATALGTVVTVADLFADWPLRRRALPQTRPLLTLVQNAALAHPWVSWQVHQEGQLLLSLWPGKSLQDLLLQVLPQVDPTDLRYRRIQDGDSDWEVVLGLPDRLHRPHPDWIRVAVNGRFVQMPDWQRLIQSVFHHALPRHRHPLVVVHLRLPPEQVDWNRHPAKSELYLENLTARQEQLRQHLHSLLQLGSGQASRRSVHLIRASEAKVVYRVSPDFQSHLPPSDRPTSPLPPLRALAQLHRIYILAEHPQGLWLVEQHLAHERVRYEYIRQHWQLVAPETPITLQGLSPQALERLEQLGLEPEPFGPNTHLIRRIPLALGSEDPEEVQGSLLELSGCQDLQAAQVTVACRGALRNGIPLTLEQMQKLLEAWQRTANPHTCPHGRPVYLALAERDLARYFRRRWGLCDRPISDSKLGSLGELDPLGDRFAAQVRRSSGSSASEPTDEASSAPL
- a CDS encoding vitamin K epoxide reductase family protein; this encodes MASYLKLKAQEETWLQRHSRLILAILAGLGSLLTAYLTYTKLTEQPAAFCTGDGGCDLVLSSRWAEFLGIPTAAVGLLGFLGVLALAVLPDGLPLVKRWRWPALFGLVSAMTAFEMYMLYLMVAVLRQFCMYCTTAIILVAGLGLVTVLGHRWLDGGKLAFSYILVAFLTLVTTIGVYANQVPPPSPLAVGLAAHLRQIGGTMYGAYWCPHCQDQKELFGAAFDQVPYVECSPNGPGTPQAQECTEAGITSYPTWIINGRTYTGVRSLEALAVASGYPLEEGR
- a CDS encoding GGDEF domain-containing response regulator is translated as MSSLDLEGLDSVYHPSGSALGPAEEAFWSSVPARTPRIWVVDDDPVVRCYIINVLKGSQYYVESWESARAAWDPLQSLEESEWPDMVICDWVMPEMSGVEFCCRLKGSAAGQFVYFILLTSRSEVEARVEGLDAGADEFITKPVDPEELRARVRAGLRLQRLTQALAQANRQLRARNELLESLSLTDPLTGALNRRALDQALPHLLKQVGPRGEARYRYLCLLMMDVDHFKQVNDSYGHYIGDCVLQAIVGRLQNQLRPSSLLYRYGGEEFVCVTPGLSPPRCGRYAESLRQAIAKRPIDISPKRSLPVTISIGGIVLSEDYCPEPETALQQADSALYQAKQAGRNRVHILIPTPGVYLPSSSG
- the btpA gene encoding photosystem I biogenesis protein BtpA; its protein translation is MNLLQHLFKTPHPVIGVVHLLPLPTSPRWGGDLEWVIAQAEQAATALAAGGVDGILVENFYDAPFAKDRVDAAVVSAMTVIVQRLKTLVSLPVGINVLRNDGCSALAIAACVGAQFIRVNVLCGAMVTDQGIIEGNAYRLLRYRRELGANIKIFADVLVKHAQPLSPISLDAAITDTVERGLADAIILSGWATGKPPLLEELELARKVAPQVPLLIGSGATAENIGSLIRRADGVIVASSLKRSSRSAGMPAGYSDPFPMIDPIRVRQFVEALHLALRERASNHACLAAPGSGSN
- a CDS encoding quinone-dependent dihydroorotate dehydrogenase, whose amino-acid sequence is MNLYRDVLWPLLFSGLRADPEAVKMGLLRALHWIDATQATGILSALERLFCYRDPRLAVSLWGLTFPNPLGLAAGFDKDGLALGVWPSLGFGFVEVGTITPQPQPGNPKPRLFQLPQDRAALNRMGFNNQGAAALAERLRRLQQRPIPIGINLGKAKITPLEEAAADYLASFRLLQDLGDYFVVNVSSPNTPGLRSLQAAEQLEPILSALQRENQKRKPLLVKIAPDLDWPDIDSILELAQDHQLAGIVATNTTLRRDNLKTRFLPGRGIPFAPAESRPILAEAGGISGAPLRERSTQVIRYIHRSTQGKLPIIGVGGIFTLADALEKLEAGASLLQVYTGWVYEGPGMVPQLLRGLARSSPPSPDVTLPPENTPVGQIQA